The following coding sequences lie in one Arachis hypogaea cultivar Tifrunner chromosome 4, arahy.Tifrunner.gnm2.J5K5, whole genome shotgun sequence genomic window:
- the LOC112743414 gene encoding disease resistance protein Roq1-like translates to MEFDNTICMLVIYGDGNKTTFVWELFNKFQHQFEAASFLDKVSEKSRSADGLENLQNILLYEMGVHKKSKLGSTLKGYSYIKQTICNKRILLVLDDVDSTEQFDSLAGGGDWFCPGSRIVITTRDDNFLNNQVLHGFKIKKYCINEGEFEGMEGAKSKIKVLLP, encoded by the coding sequence GGAGATGGTAACAAGACCACATTTGTTTGGGAGTTGTTTAACAAGTTTCAGCATCAATTTGAAGCTGCGAGTTTTCTTGATAAAGTCTCTGAAAAATCAAGAAGTGCTGATGGCCTAGAAAACCTCCAGAACATACTTTTGTATGAGATGGGTGTGCACAAAAAATCTAAGCTGGGAAGCACATTAAAAGGATATTCTTATATAAAACAAACTATCTGCAATAAAAGAATCCTTCTAGTTCTTGATGATGTTGATAGTACAGAACAATTTGATTCATTGGCAGGAGGAGGCGATTGGTTTTGTCCTGGTAGTAGAATTGTTATAACAACAAGAGACGACAATTTCCTAAATAATCAAGTGTTACATGGATTTAAGATTAAGAAATATTGCATTAATGAAGGTGAATTTGAAGGAATGGAAGGTGCTAAATCCAAGATCAAAGTCCTACTACCCTAA
- the LOC112743415 gene encoding F-box protein CPR1-like — protein MDKKRLKHTVNKAKEESTMEKKKNDKSKSIHDILPLDLIHRILLRVPIRHLARLRCVSKLWCSLISDPDFAESHLHLSLAPTHPCLLIHLRDSTEAFLVHLEEVFNGDNYQVKEVSFPFKKKPPSKFCVMGSCRGFVLLNRQPYFFVVWNPLTGFRKRISYSCLVHRSKLRRLNFSRDARLYGFGYDASRDDYLVVVASQDGDCQHLDCLSLRTNSWINLDAALPESLGYMKRQSPGLFLNGSIHWLSYSLQEHYNESLLIFDLKERSFSEISLPEQLIMHGPATIVILGGCLALYYQDYAVEFKTRIWVMKEYKVNSSWTLYEIPCLKFHPLYLSNGSDIMALDPTPISGPLKFAKYNIREELLQHFTCPHLQQDAYFFASCTVYTESLLLLPSDI, from the exons ATGGACAAAAAGAGGCTGAAGCACACAGTGAACAAAGCAAAAGAGGAATCCACcatggagaagaagaaaaatgacaaGAGTAAGAGCATTCACGACATCCTCCCTCTTGACCTAATTCACAGAATCCTACTGCGGGTGCCGATTAGGCATCTCGCTCGCCTCAGGTGCGTTTCTAAACTCTGGTGCTCTCTAATTTCCGATCCAGACTTTGCGGAATCGCATCTTCACCTCTCTCTCGCACCCACCCACCCATGCCTCCTTATTCACCTAAGAGACTCCACGGAAGCTTTCCTTGTTCACCTAGAAGAAGTATTTAATGGCGATAATTACCAAGTGAAAGAGGTATCTTTCCCTTTCAAGAAGAAGCCACCTTCTAAGTTTTGTGTCATGGGATCTTGCAGAGGGTTTGTTCTCTTAAACCGACAGCCATATTTTTTTGTAGTATGGAATCCACTCACCGGATTCAGAAAAAGAATATCTTACTCTTGTCTGGTTCATCGTAGTAAGCTCAGGCGCTTAAATTTTTCCCGTGATGCGCGTCTGTATGGATTTGGTTATGATGCGTCACGGGATGACTACTTAGTTGTTGTAGCTTCGCAGGATGGTGACTGCCAACACTTAGATTGCTTGTCCTTGAGAACCAATTCATGGATTAATCTTGATGCTGCACTCCCCGAATCATTGGGTTATATGAAGCGGCAATCTCCTGGGTTGTTCTTGAATGGCTCTATTCATTGGTTATCTTACTCTCTTCAAGAACATTACAATGAAAGTCTTCTTATATTTGATTTGAAGGAAAGAAGTTTCTCAGAGATATCTTTGCCCGAGCAACTCATAATGCATGGTCCTGCCACAATTGTCATACTAGGAGGGTGCCTAGCCTTGTATTATCAGGACTATGCTGTTGAATTTAAAACACGCATATGGGTGATGAAAGAATACAAAGTGAACTCATCTTGGACTTTGTATGAGATTCCTTGTTTAAAGTTTCATCCTCTATACTTATCCAATGGTAGTGATATTATGGCACTAGATCCTACTCCGATATCTGGACCATTAAAGTTTGCCAAATATAATATCAGAGAAGAGCTGCTCCAACATTTTACATGTCCTCATCTTCAACAAGATGCATACTTCTTTGCAAGTTGCACTGTTTATACAGAGAGTCTCTTGCTACTCCCTAGTGATATATA A
- the LOC112744742 gene encoding F-box protein CPR1-like, whose product MEEKKQKSINEILPVELIQRILLRIPVKHLGRLKCVSKLWYSLISDPDFAESHLHLSLAPTHGYLFKKDSTEAFLVHLEEVFNGDNYEVKEVSFPFKKQPPSEFRIRGSCRGFVLLSREPHFFVVWNPLTGFSKRISYSCMVPRNMGRYFHFLDHAILYGFGYDASRDDYLVVVAWQHGGCQRLDCLSLRANSWISLDAALPKPLGLTEWRSRGLFLNGSIHWFASSHVKHYYEALLVFDLKERSFLKISLPEQPIMRGPTTFVILDEALQDLESFQQQGKESQRYPPLVKLLLEHEVILTKPKLQHMGDERVQSALLLDFVCVSLFTLSASMLIQWE is encoded by the exons ATGGAGGAGAAGAAGCAGAAGAGCATCAACGAAATCCTCCCTGTAGAGCTGATTCAGAGAATCTTACTGAGGATTCCGGTCAAACATCTCGGCCGCCTCAAGTGCGTTTCGAAGCTTTGGTACTCTCTCATTTCCGATCCAGACTTTGCGGAATCGCATCTTCACCTCTCTCTCGCACCCACCCATGGGTACCTCTTCAAAAAAGACTCCACGGAAGCATTCCTTGTTCACCTAGAAGAAGTATTTAATGGCGACAATTACGAAGTAAAAGAGGTATCTTTCCCTTTCAAGAAGCAGCCACCTTCTGAGTTTCGTATCAGGGGGTCCTGCAGAGGGTTTGTTCTCTTAAGCCGAGAGCCACATTTTTTTGTAGTATGGAACCCACTCACCGGATTCAGCAAAAGAATATCTTACTCTTGTATGGTTCCTCGTAATATGGGAAGGTACTTTCATTTTCTCGATCATGCGATTCTGTATGGATTTGGTTACGATGCGTCACGGGATGACTACTTAGTTGTTGTAGCTTGGCAGCATGGTGGCTGCCAACGCTTAGATTGCTTGTCCTTGAGAGCCAATTCATGGATTAGTCTCGATGCTGCACTCCCCAAACCATTGGGTCTTACGGAGTGGCGATCTCGTGGGTTGTTCTTGAATGGCTCTATTCATTGGTTTGCTTCCTCTCATGTGAAACATTACTATGAAGCTCTTCTTGTATTTGATTTGAAGGAAAGAAGTTTCTTAAAGATATCTTTGCCTGAACAACCCATAATGCGTGGTCCTACCACATTTGTCATACTCG ATGAAGCACTTCAAGATTTGGAAAGCTTCCAGCAGCAAGGCAAAGAGAGCCAGCGCTATCCACCCCTGGTGAAGTTACTTTTAGAACACGAAGTTATTCTCACCAAACCTAAACTCCAACATATGGGTGATGAAAGAGTACAAAGTGCACTCCTCTTGGACTTTGTATGCGTTTCCTTGTTTACGCTCTCAGCCTCTATGCTTATCCAATGGGAGTGA